AAACTTCTTCTCGACAAAGGCTTCCCCCGACGACAGCCTTCTGCTACAGTCCCCGCCAAGCAGGTAAATCAGAGGAAATCTCATGCCCACCCCCTTACCAAGCACCCAGATGTTCTGCACCCAACCCTTCGACTGGTGCGAGATTCACCCCGACGGCCAGGTCTTTCTGTGCTGTCCGGCCTGGCTGAAGACCGCCATCGGCAACCTGCTGCAGGCCCCCCTCGGCCAGATCTGGAATGGCGAACAGGCTCGCCAGGTGCGCCAGGCGATCCTCAATGGCAGCTTTTCCGGCTGCAACCGTCAGCGCTGTCCCCGCCTGGCCAGCGCCACCGCACCGGTCAGCCCCCTGGAACAGGTGGCCGATCCGGACATCCGACAGGCGCTGCAGAACGGCGCCACCACCCTGGTCTACGGCCCCAAGACCCTCAACCTCTGCCACGACCGCAGCTGCAATTTGGCCTGCGCCAGTTGCCGCCGCGACTTTCACCTGGCGCGGGGAACCGCGCTGGAGACCGTTACCGCCCTGACGGAAAAGATCCGCCGTGAAGCGGGCCCCTCGGCCGAAACCCTGATTCTCAGCGGCACCGGCGACCCTTTCGGCAGCCCGACCTATCGAGGGCTGCTGCAGCACTTCGATGCCAGGGATTTCCCCCGGCTGAAAAACATCCGCCTGCACAGCAACGGCCAGCTCTGGACCGAAACCCTGTGGGAGTCCATGGCGCCGATTCACCCCTACGTGCAGACTGCCGAGATCTCCATCGACGCCGCCACGGCCGCGACCTACGCCCTCAACCGCCATGGCGGGGATTTTCGGCAGCTGCGCGCCAACCTGCGCTACATCGCCGGCCTGCCCATCGCCCTCACCTTCAGCTTTGTCGTCCAGGCCAACAACTACCGGGAGATGCCGGCCTTTGTCGAATGGGCCCATAGCCTGGGCGCCGCCGTCTATTTCAGCCAGCTGGTCAACTGGGGCACCTTCAGCCGCCAGGAGTTTGGGATCCGGGCCGTACACCGGGCCAACCATCCGGAGCACGCCGATTTTCTCCTCATACTGCGTTCACTCGCCGACCGACCCCGGGTCGACCTCGGTAACCTCAGCCCCCTGTTGGCAAGAAAGGACGCGACTCAAGGCGATTGCGTCGACTGACCCTAGGCCTGCGCCAGCAGCTCCTCAAAAAAACTGTTTGCTTTTTAGGCAAACAGTGCCTATAGTGCGTAGTTCAGCGTTAACGCTACCAGCGGAAAAGTCCTCTATCGCCGGCCCGCCCGGTTTTTCCTCTGCCCCATCGATCACTGACCCCCCTGCAATCATTCCCTTCGGATATTGCGCAGCACTTCGGTTGGCGACGATGCGTTCATGCCAACGGTGTTGTGCAAGGCCGTTCCCCTTGGGACAATCGTTTGTCCCAGCGGTATCGCACCCCGAACTTTATTCACTGTTTCGTCTTTCGACCAGTCCTTGCGAGTCTGCCTAGAGGAAGGCTTCAGGCCTTGCGGCTGCAATGACGCGTGTCTTTGACGAAATCAGCAAGGATTCTGCATGTCTTTTACCGAACTCAACCTGTCCGCCCCCGTCCTCAAAGCCGTCCTCGAGTGCGGCTACACCACCCCGACCCCCATTCAGGCCAAGGCGATTCCCGAAGCCCTGCTGGGCAAGGACCTGATCGCCAGCGCCCAGACGGGCACCGGCAAGACCGCCGCCTTTATGCTGCCGGCCCTCGAACGTCTGGCTACGTTGAAAAAAGGCCCCAAGGGCGCTCCGCGCATTCTGGTACTGACGCCGACCCGCGAACTGGCCAGCCAGGTGACCGACGCCACCCGCAACTATGGCAAGTACCTGCGCGTTCGTAGCGCAGTCATCCTGGGCGGCAGCCCCTACCGCGACCAGTTCAAGGCCCTGTCGCAGCCTCTTGACCTGGTCGTCGCCACGCCGGGACGCCTCATCGACCACCTCGATCGCGGCAGCCTCGATCTGTCGCGCGTCGAAATCCTCGTCCTCGACGAGGCCGACCGCATGCTCGACATGGGCTTTCAGCAGGATGTGGAAAAAATCACCGCCGCCACCCCGGCCGACCGCCAGACCCTGCTCTTTACCGCCACTCTTGATCAGGCCATGACCAAGCTGGCCATGGCCCTGCTGAAGAACCCGGTAAAGATCGCGATGGCACCCCAGGGTTCCACCAGCCTGAAAATCGAGCAGCGCCTGCATGTGACCGACAATCTGGAACACAAACAACGCCTGCTCGAACACCTGGTCACCGACGGCAGCATGAACCAGGCCATCATCTTCTCGGCCACCAAGCGCGACGCCGACCGCCTGGCTCAGGAGCTGTCTTCCCGTGGCCATCGCGCCGCCGCCCTGCACGGTGACATGACCCAGGGCGCCCGCAACCGCACCGTGCGTGACCTGCGCAATGGCCGCGTCAAGCTGCTCGTCGCCACGGACGTCGCCGCCCGTGGCATTGACGTCACCGGTATAAGCCACGTCATCAACTTCGATCTACCCAAGTTCGCCGAGGACTATGTCCACCGCATCGGTCGCACCGGCCGCGCCGGCGCCAGCGGAACCGCCATCTCCTTCGCTTCCGGGAGCGACGCCCTGGCCCTGCAGCGCATTGAGCGCTACATCGGCCAATCGCTGCCCCAGCATGTCGTTCCCGGCCTGGAGCCGACCCGCGGCCTCCACCCGCAGCCGCGCCGCACCAGCCGCAAACCCCAAGGCGGCAAACCCGTGCGCCAGCAGCGCACCTACGGCAAAACCGAAGAGGGCCGCCCGCAACAACGCCGCACCGGCAATGCTGGTCGCCCCTTTGGCGCCAAGCCCAAGAGCGAGCCCGTGGTGATTCACCGCCGCAGCCGCTGATAAAACCGCTGTCATCCCGACCAAAAGCCGGTACGCTTTGTGCGCACCGGCTTTTTTGTTTCCTGCCTCCCGCTGAACGCAGTTTTTGACAACCCTTCGCTGGTTGTGCTATCTATAACGATTCGCATACGAATCTTTTGCTCCCTAATATTTTTGAACTATTTTGCATAGAGGTCATCACATGACGTCTCAACCTGAAAAACCGGCTACGAAGCCCCACGGAACTCGCCACACCACAGAGGCCGACAGCCAGAAACCACCCCGCATCCCTTCAAACAGCTACGAGCTGCGCATCCTCCAGGCCCTGCGGCGCATTATCCGGGCCACGGAAATTCATTCGCAGAAGCTGATCCAGCAGCACAACATCACCGGCCCCCAACTCGGCTGCCTGCTGGCCCTCATCGATCACGGCCCCCTGCCTACGACGGTGCTGGCCCAGAAAATCTACCTCAGCCCGAGCACTGTGGTCGGCATTGTCGACCGCCTTGAAGAGAAGGGTCTGGTCGTGCGTCAGCGCAGCAGCCGCGACCGCCGACAGGTGCAGGTGGCGGCCACGGAGGCCGGACAGGCCCTGGCCACCGCGGCGCCCAGTCCCCTGCAGGAATCCTTGGCCGACGCGCTGAAGGAATTGCCGGAGCTCGAAAGGGTCTCCATCACCCTGTCCCTGGAGAAAGTCGTGGACTTGATGGAGGCGCGCAAAATCGACGCGGCCCCCCTGCTGGCCACGGGCCCCATCGCACCACCGCCAGACCCTGTCAACCCTTGACAGCCTTGTCCGTTTTTCCCGCTCCGGTGCGAAAATGGGCCCCTCTATTGTCCTTACACCAAAAGACAGGAATGCTATGACACCAAAGATCAAAGTCGAAAATCTTTACAAGGTTTTCGGCAAGACCCCCCGTGCCGGGATCAAAATGCTGCAGGACGGCATGGGCAAGGAAGAACTTCTGCGGCGCCACAAGCTGGCGGTAGGCATCAATCAGGTCTCCTTCGACATCAACGAGGGCGAATTCCTCGTGGTTATGGGACTCTCCGGCAGCGGCAAGTCGACCCTCATCCGCTGCCTCAACCGCCTCATCGAACCGACGGGCGGCAAAGTCTTTATCGACGGCACCGATATCACCACCCTGTCGGAGGAGGCCCTGCGCCGCACCCGCCTGAAGAAATTCGGCATGGTCTTTCAGCGTTTCGCCCTCTTTCCCCATCGCACCGTTCTGCAAAACGCCGAATACGGCCTGGAGATTCAGGGCATCGCTCCCGACGAGCGTCAGGCCAAAGCGCAGGAGGCCCTCGAACT
The sequence above is a segment of the Desulfuromonas sp. KJ2020 genome. Coding sequences within it:
- a CDS encoding MarR family winged helix-turn-helix transcriptional regulator, which codes for MTSQPEKPATKPHGTRHTTEADSQKPPRIPSNSYELRILQALRRIIRATEIHSQKLIQQHNITGPQLGCLLALIDHGPLPTTVLAQKIYLSPSTVVGIVDRLEEKGLVVRQRSSRDRRQVQVAATEAGQALATAAPSPLQESLADALKELPELERVSITLSLEKVVDLMEARKIDAAPLLATGPIAPPPDPVNP
- a CDS encoding DEAD/DEAH box helicase is translated as MSFTELNLSAPVLKAVLECGYTTPTPIQAKAIPEALLGKDLIASAQTGTGKTAAFMLPALERLATLKKGPKGAPRILVLTPTRELASQVTDATRNYGKYLRVRSAVILGGSPYRDQFKALSQPLDLVVATPGRLIDHLDRGSLDLSRVEILVLDEADRMLDMGFQQDVEKITAATPADRQTLLFTATLDQAMTKLAMALLKNPVKIAMAPQGSTSLKIEQRLHVTDNLEHKQRLLEHLVTDGSMNQAIIFSATKRDADRLAQELSSRGHRAAALHGDMTQGARNRTVRDLRNGRVKLLVATDVAARGIDVTGISHVINFDLPKFAEDYVHRIGRTGRAGASGTAISFASGSDALALQRIERYIGQSLPQHVVPGLEPTRGLHPQPRRTSRKPQGGKPVRQQRTYGKTEEGRPQQRRTGNAGRPFGAKPKSEPVVIHRRSR
- a CDS encoding SPASM domain-containing protein, with amino-acid sequence MPTPLPSTQMFCTQPFDWCEIHPDGQVFLCCPAWLKTAIGNLLQAPLGQIWNGEQARQVRQAILNGSFSGCNRQRCPRLASATAPVSPLEQVADPDIRQALQNGATTLVYGPKTLNLCHDRSCNLACASCRRDFHLARGTALETVTALTEKIRREAGPSAETLILSGTGDPFGSPTYRGLLQHFDARDFPRLKNIRLHSNGQLWTETLWESMAPIHPYVQTAEISIDAATAATYALNRHGGDFRQLRANLRYIAGLPIALTFSFVVQANNYREMPAFVEWAHSLGAAVYFSQLVNWGTFSRQEFGIRAVHRANHPEHADFLLILRSLADRPRVDLGNLSPLLARKDATQGDCVD